The following proteins come from a genomic window of Miscanthus floridulus cultivar M001 chromosome 2, ASM1932011v1, whole genome shotgun sequence:
- the LOC136537197 gene encoding uncharacterized protein — MCTGVRGQDAGVLGQDAKGGARGRAPGAGRGTLGVGARGRDAGGRRAAGAGVRGRARDTGVGARGRDVGGVRGRDAGGRRAGAGAGGQAWDTGLGARGRALGRAGGGTTGGRRVGAGAGAGRRERRGLVWAGVGPAAETLGTGSLLASEEEDSAQTMTPVRFLLFIPGTICRGGS, encoded by the coding sequence ATGTGCACTGGCGTGCGGGGGCAGGACGCCGGGGTGCTCGGGCAGGACGCCAAGGgtggcgcgcgggggcgggcgccgggggctggGCGCGGGACGctgggggtcggcgcgcgggggcgggacgccggaGGTCGGCGCGCGGCGGGGGCGGGCGTCAGGGGTCGGGCGCGGGACActggggtcggcgcgcgggggcgggacgtcgggggcgtgcgggggcgggacgccgggggtcggcgcgcgggggcaggCGCCGGGGGCCAGGCGTGGGACACCGGgctcggcgcgcgggggcgggcgctgGGGCGTGCGGGGGGCGGGACAACCGGGGGTCGACGCGTGGGGGCGGGCgcgggtgcgggacgccgagaGCGCCGGGGGCTGGTGTGGGCAGGCGTGGGACctgcggcggaaaccctaggcacgGGCAGCCTGttggcgtcggaggaagaagacagcgcccagacgatgactcccgtgcgcttcTTGCTATTTATACCCggtactatttgtaggggcggttcttga